Below is a window of Synechococcus sp. RSCCF101 DNA.
TCCGAGCCGTCCACGAGCACCGGGGGCTGGATGCGGTTGTCGAAATCGATCACCGCCACCTGCTCCCGGGGGCCGAGCCGGCGGAAGTAGCGGTCGAGGCTGGAGGCCACCGCCGGCAGCTTCTCCCCCTTCATCGAGCCGGAGCTGTCCACCACCAGCACCACGCGGGAGGGCTTCTTGGCGCTCTGAACCCAGGCCGAGATCATCGCCTCCACCACCTCGGGGACAGGTGAGCGCAGAGAGTCGTAGCGGGCCTCGGGATCCACACCGTTGGCCCGGGTGATCGCCTCCGGCGCCACCGCGGGATTGGCCGGCCGCAGGCCGTGGCGGGCCACGATCGTCTGCACCGCCGGGCTGAGCCATTCCTCGATCACAAGCTCCGCCGCCCGGCGCTCCCGCTCCGACACCCAGGGACCGCGGGGCAGGATCGCCCGCATCGTGCTGGTGTACGTGGCCTGGGGGTACACCGCCACCATCGCGTCGCGGTCCGGACGGCGTTCCGCGTTGGCTTCCACCACCGAGGATTCGTAGACCGAGCCGATCGAGGCCCAGAAGGGGCCGTTGCGCACCATGGCCCGGGCCAGCTCCCCGGTGGAGCTGCCGTAGCGCGTGATCCGTGTCTGGATGGCGGCCACGTCGGCGGCATGGGCGGCCACATCCGCGCTGCTGATCTCCTCGGGGCGTTTGCCCGACACGGCCACGAACTGGGCCACCAGGGTCTGCAGCCCGGAGTTGGAGCGGGTGGGTGCGGTGTGGACGTAGCGCACCGGCTGGTCCGCACTGCCGGGATCGAGCTCCCGGTGGCTGCTTGCCCGGGCCAGGGCGGTGAAGGGATCGCTGAGCTCCCGCAGGCCGGGTGCCAGCTCCGCCGTGGTCATGAACACCATCGGCGAGCTCGCCAGCCGGGGGCTGTCGGTGATGGCGGGGATCCAGTCGGCCGTGGGCTCCAGCTGCTGCATGCGGTGCCGGAGCTGCTGGTGATAGAGCTCGCCGTCCAGGGAGATCAGCGTCGGGATCGTGCTGTCGTCGGCCGGCCGACTGCCGTTCTGCACCTGCCGTGCCGCCTCGAGCAGTTCATCCACCACATCGCCGCTGCCCGCCGCCCGGCAGCGGATCGTCACGACCGTTCCGTCCTCGAGTCGGGGGCGACGTGACGCGATCGTCGTGGCGGCCTCCTCGCACACCTGGGCCAGAGCGCTGCCCACCAGCAGGCTCACCTCTTCGCTGCCGCCCTCGCCCGATCCGCAGGCGGCCAGGCTGAGCGCGAGGCTCAGAAGGCCCGCGCCCGCCCCGGTCGCCCGGAGACCGCGACCCCGGCGCCGTTGGGTCGACGGCCGGCGGATGCTGGGGCTGAACCACTTCACAATGGCCGTCCTGGCACGTGTCCGATGGGCCTGTCAACCGGGCGGAGACGGCTGCTCTCGCTGCTGATCGGCGGGGTGGGGCTGGGGCTCGCCGCCGCCCCCGCGCTCTGGCCCCGCCGCGTGCTGGCGGTGGCGGTGGGCTCGGAGCTGGAGCCG
It encodes the following:
- a CDS encoding VWA domain-containing protein, which translates into the protein MKWFSPSIRRPSTQRRRGRGLRATGAGAGLLSLALSLAACGSGEGGSEEVSLLVGSALAQVCEEAATTIASRRPRLEDGTVVTIRCRAAGSGDVVDELLEAARQVQNGSRPADDSTIPTLISLDGELYHQQLRHRMQQLEPTADWIPAITDSPRLASSPMVFMTTAELAPGLRELSDPFTALARASSHRELDPGSADQPVRYVHTAPTRSNSGLQTLVAQFVAVSGKRPEEISSADVAAHAADVAAIQTRITRYGSSTGELARAMVRNGPFWASIGSVYESSVVEANAERRPDRDAMVAVYPQATYTSTMRAILPRGPWVSERERRAAELVIEEWLSPAVQTIVARHGLRPANPAVAPEAITRANGVDPEARYDSLRSPVPEVVEAMISAWVQSAKKPSRVVLVVDSSGSMKGEKLPAVASSLDRYFRRLGPREQVAVIDFDNRIQPPVLVDGSEAGQARGRAFLAALKADGGTHLYDAVLSGRDWLLKHGQPEEILAVVVLTDGFDKGSRLSLEALNQQLAASGFEGDERIAVFAVGYGEAGSFDEAVLRSLAEGNGGEYKEGQSTTIRRLMDELQLAF